A single window of Methanoculleus oceani DNA harbors:
- a CDS encoding OB-fold nucleic acid binding domain-containing protein, whose translation MKFHYLLVDDLLEKGEFERRVEEKVAESGDLLDDRTAAMLVVKDLGRAHIRIHDLAAAPSLACFFAKVLAVEEPREFERPDGATGLVANVTVGDETGRARLTLWDEKAAGVREIEVGDVLEILGRPKGRGKIPDVTAVAIQEASCEIACEETATAALPEQKGDLDVRLISVESPRTFTRRDGSPGEMVEAVIGNEDGVFRLVAWAPAVLLGVEPGESIVIRGAVARESDRGIEYSLGEAASVSRADREIVLPLDTVAGIEEGGSYSLAGTVLSVQPPHAFTTRSGRQSSVRNLVVADETAGIPVVIWGEKADEHLVPGDRIEVYNATARRGRYGDLELHLSWGSALVVLTDEEKEVEVEGTIIATRQGISLDTGDACYLLDEPLPVGYRVRARGTVHRGVIRPSHLEAAPPDPEGLQRRLDRFSRKP comes from the coding sequence GTGAAGTTTCACTACCTTCTGGTCGATGACCTCCTCGAAAAGGGAGAGTTCGAGCGCCGGGTGGAGGAGAAGGTAGCGGAGTCGGGGGACCTCCTCGACGACCGGACGGCGGCGATGCTGGTCGTCAAAGACCTCGGACGGGCGCATATCCGTATCCACGACCTCGCGGCGGCCCCGAGCCTCGCGTGCTTCTTTGCAAAGGTGCTCGCCGTCGAGGAGCCCAGGGAGTTCGAGCGGCCCGACGGCGCGACCGGTCTTGTCGCGAACGTAACGGTGGGCGACGAGACCGGCAGGGCCAGGCTGACCCTCTGGGACGAGAAGGCCGCGGGCGTCCGTGAGATCGAGGTAGGGGACGTGCTCGAGATCCTCGGCCGGCCGAAGGGCCGCGGGAAGATCCCCGACGTCACCGCCGTCGCCATCCAGGAGGCTTCGTGCGAGATCGCCTGCGAGGAGACGGCAACCGCCGCGCTTCCCGAACAGAAGGGAGACCTCGATGTCAGGCTCATCTCCGTCGAGAGCCCGCGGACGTTCACCCGGCGCGACGGCAGCCCGGGGGAGATGGTCGAAGCGGTCATCGGGAACGAAGACGGTGTCTTCCGGCTCGTCGCCTGGGCGCCGGCCGTCCTCCTCGGGGTGGAACCCGGAGAAAGCATCGTCATCCGCGGCGCCGTTGCACGGGAGAGCGACCGGGGGATCGAATACAGCCTCGGCGAGGCGGCATCCGTCTCGCGTGCCGACCGGGAGATCGTCCTCCCGCTCGATACCGTCGCGGGTATAGAAGAAGGGGGGTCGTATTCGCTCGCCGGAACGGTTCTCTCCGTACAGCCCCCTCACGCGTTTACCACGCGGAGCGGGCGGCAGTCCTCGGTCAGGAACCTGGTCGTTGCCGACGAGACCGCCGGGATCCCGGTCGTGATCTGGGGCGAGAAGGCGGACGAGCACCTGGTCCCGGGAGACCGGATCGAGGTCTACAACGCAACCGCCCGGCGGGGGCGGTACGGCGACCTCGAACTGCACCTCTCCTGGGGGAGCGCTCTCGTCGTCCTCACCGATGAAGAGAAGGAAGTGGAGGTCGAGGGGACGATCATCGCCACCAGGCAGGGGATCTCTCTTGATACCGGCGATGCCTGCTACCTCCTTGATGAGCCGCTGCCCGTCGGGTACCGTGTGCGCGCCAGGGGTACGGTGCACCGGGGCGTGATCAGGCCAAGCCACCTGGAGGCCGCACCGCCCGATCCCGAGGGTCTGCAACGTCGCCTGGATCGGTTCTCCAGGAAACCCTGA
- the radA gene encoding DNA repair and recombination protein RadA: protein MSEIDLEDLPGVGATTAEKLREAGYGTVESVATATTSDLAEAAEIGEATAKKVILAARKMADIGGFKTGRDILDKRKGIKKLRTLVPEFDELVGGGLETQAITEVYGEFGSGKSQLVHQMAVNAQLPEELGGLAGGVIYVDTENTFRPERIEQMLNGLPEEADLGSIDDVLERIHVARAHSSDHQMLLLETARELANDLRTSDYPVRLFVIDSLTSLFRSEYAGRGTLAPRQQKLNRHMHDLLKLIDDHNAVGLVTNQVMSNPGVLFGDPTKPIGGNIVGHTATFRLYLRKSKGGKRVARLVDSPNLPEGEAAFMVEQAGLKPC, encoded by the coding sequence ATGTCAGAGATTGATCTTGAAGATTTACCCGGCGTCGGGGCAACCACTGCAGAAAAACTCCGTGAGGCCGGATACGGGACCGTCGAGAGCGTTGCAACGGCCACCACGTCGGATCTCGCCGAGGCGGCGGAGATCGGCGAGGCGACCGCAAAGAAGGTGATCCTTGCCGCCCGGAAGATGGCGGATATCGGAGGCTTCAAGACGGGCCGGGATATCCTGGACAAGAGGAAGGGTATCAAGAAGCTCAGGACGCTGGTCCCCGAGTTCGACGAACTGGTCGGCGGCGGCCTCGAGACGCAGGCGATAACGGAGGTCTACGGCGAGTTCGGGTCCGGGAAGAGCCAGCTCGTCCACCAGATGGCCGTCAACGCCCAGCTCCCCGAAGAACTCGGCGGCCTCGCCGGCGGGGTCATCTACGTCGATACAGAGAACACGTTCCGCCCGGAAAGGATCGAGCAGATGTTGAACGGACTCCCCGAAGAGGCGGACCTCGGTTCGATCGATGACGTCCTCGAACGGATCCACGTCGCGCGGGCGCACAGCTCCGACCACCAGATGCTGCTCCTCGAGACTGCACGGGAGCTCGCGAACGACCTGCGGACCTCCGACTATCCGGTCAGACTCTTCGTCATCGACTCGCTGACGTCGCTCTTCCGGTCGGAGTACGCGGGGAGGGGCACCCTTGCTCCCCGGCAGCAGAAACTGAACCGCCACATGCACGACCTCCTGAAACTGATCGACGATCACAACGCCGTCGGCCTCGTGACCAACCAGGTGATGTCGAACCCCGGCGTCCTCTTCGGCGACCCCACCAAACCGATCGGCGGCAACATCGTCGGGCACACCGCGACCTTCCGCCTCTACCTCCGTAAGAGCAAGGGCGGCAAGCGGGTTGCCCGCCTGGTAGACAGCCCCAACCTCCCCGAGGGCGAGGCGGCATTCATGGTCGAACAGGCAGGGCTCAAGCCGTGCTGA
- a CDS encoding phosphoglycolate phosphatase, whose amino-acid sequence MLKALVTDVDGTITDRRRRINTAAVEAVRTLVDAGIEVVLASGNTVCFMDGLCKMVGTDGTIIGENGGVYRRGFSGTLRIPGDQKTCLAAFEVLNDYFAGKGVELELFGAQYRFADVAFARTIDPEEARAVIRDRHLPVRLLDTGFAIHIQAPGVSKGTALVELAREMGLSPSEMMAVGDSENDIEMLEVAGIGVAVRNAPEQARTAADWVTGGAYGDGFVEAIKKYYPDLFSR is encoded by the coding sequence GTGCTGAAGGCGCTCGTAACGGATGTCGACGGCACCATCACCGACCGGCGGCGGCGCATCAACACCGCTGCCGTCGAGGCCGTCCGGACCCTCGTCGATGCCGGGATCGAGGTGGTGCTCGCAAGCGGCAACACCGTCTGCTTCATGGACGGACTCTGTAAGATGGTCGGGACGGACGGGACGATCATCGGCGAGAACGGCGGCGTCTACCGGAGGGGGTTTTCAGGCACCCTCCGGATCCCCGGCGACCAGAAGACTTGCCTCGCAGCATTCGAGGTGCTCAACGACTATTTTGCCGGAAAAGGCGTCGAACTCGAACTCTTCGGCGCACAATACCGGTTCGCCGACGTGGCCTTCGCCCGGACCATCGACCCCGAAGAAGCAAGAGCAGTCATCCGTGACCGTCACCTCCCCGTCCGGTTGCTGGATACCGGGTTTGCGATCCACATTCAGGCACCCGGCGTGAGCAAGGGGACGGCACTCGTGGAACTTGCCCGTGAGATGGGCCTTTCCCCTTCCGAGATGATGGCCGTCGGAGACTCCGAAAACGACATCGAGATGCTTGAAGTTGCCGGCATCGGCGTTGCGGTGCGAAATGCCCCGGAACAGGCCCGTACGGCGGCGGACTGGGTCACCGGAGGAGCCTACGGAGACGGATTTGTGGAAGCGATAAAAAAGTATTATCCCGATCTCTTCAGCAGGTAG
- a CDS encoding PRC-barrel domain-containing protein, which yields MSKTFCRALARKKVMSNDGMLIGTIKNIMVDLNTGQVVDLLVKPDETFKTDGYRTDGDKMLVPFEAVKDIKDYVVVDRYLLKRSG from the coding sequence ATGAGCAAAACGTTCTGCCGCGCCCTTGCGAGGAAGAAAGTGATGAGTAATGATGGCATGCTCATCGGGACTATCAAGAATATTATGGTCGACCTCAACACAGGGCAGGTTGTCGACCTGCTCGTCAAACCGGACGAGACGTTTAAGACCGACGGTTACAGGACGGACGGGGACAAGATGCTCGTGCCGTTCGAGGCGGTAAAGGACATAAAAGACTACGTTGTGGTCGATCGCTACCTGCTGAAGAGATCGGGATAA
- a CDS encoding histone family protein, with translation MTDIPLAPVGRIVKKSGAERVSSDANEELAKLMEQYASRIAKEAIKLAGHAGRKTVKATDVRMAAETVK, from the coding sequence ATGACTGATATACCTCTGGCACCTGTTGGCAGAATTGTAAAGAAGTCCGGCGCGGAACGTGTGAGTTCCGATGCCAATGAAGAGCTCGCAAAACTGATGGAGCAGTACGCGTCAAGGATCGCGAAAGAGGCGATCAAACTGGCGGGTCATGCAGGCAGAAAGACGGTCAAGGCAACCGATGTCCGGATGGCGGCCGAGACCGTGAAGTAA
- a CDS encoding CBS domain-containing protein codes for MDLSPIQKDILITLITLYHQFSHSIKGEEIADVLKRNPGTVRNQMQALKALGLVDGVPGPKGGYSPTAGAYKELNLGDLEHQSEVPIFRDGEKVKGVRVAELGFTTLCHPDLCQAVVKIIGSVKLFRVGDMVSIGPTPVNKLLVRGEIFGMDENQQALLISVAEMISLPKQSIKHYMSTPLLALPLSATLRDAVRLFSKHHIHGAPVLQDGDLAGIVTLSDVARGLDGGMTLDAPVTKVMTTDVVEAPSSIRLYELVGRFKEREIGRLIVVEDGKPIGIVTQTDIIRVFPSL; via the coding sequence ATGGATCTCTCTCCGATTCAGAAGGACATCCTGATAACTCTGATTACTCTATATCATCAGTTCTCCCACTCTATAAAAGGTGAGGAGATCGCGGATGTGCTGAAGCGCAACCCCGGCACAGTCCGCAACCAGATGCAGGCATTGAAGGCGCTGGGGCTTGTAGACGGCGTTCCCGGTCCCAAAGGGGGTTACAGCCCGACTGCAGGTGCGTACAAGGAACTGAATCTCGGAGACCTCGAGCACCAGTCCGAGGTGCCGATCTTCCGCGACGGTGAGAAGGTAAAGGGCGTCCGGGTCGCGGAGCTCGGTTTCACCACCCTCTGCCACCCGGACCTCTGTCAGGCGGTGGTCAAGATCATCGGGAGCGTGAAACTCTTCCGCGTAGGGGATATGGTCTCGATCGGGCCCACGCCGGTGAACAAACTCCTCGTCCGCGGCGAGATCTTCGGGATGGACGAAAACCAGCAGGCGCTCCTGATCAGTGTCGCGGAGATGATATCCCTCCCCAAGCAGTCGATCAAGCACTACATGAGCACCCCGCTCCTGGCCCTGCCGCTCTCCGCCACCCTCCGGGATGCGGTTCGCCTCTTCAGCAAGCATCACATCCACGGGGCGCCGGTGCTGCAGGACGGCGACCTCGCGGGCATCGTGACGTTGAGCGATGTTGCCCGCGGCCTGGACGGGGGCATGACACTGGATGCGCCCGTCACAAAGGTCATGACCACCGATGTGGTGGAAGCGCCGTCGTCGATCCGGCTCTATGAACTGGTGGGCCGGTTCAAGGAACGGGAGATCGGGAGGCTGATTGTGGTCGAGGACGGCAAGCCCATCGGGATCGTTACCCAGACCGATATTATTCGGGTCTTTCCCTCACTTTGA
- a CDS encoding NOG1 family protein, with protein MEFETIPTVPTADEVLDRSLRRAAAKKKLKTNVDTANEEFVRAVAKALHDKLKSVVSSFPSFERLSPFYQEATEILVSLDRLKQSLGAVNWAADQVWVIGSGYTRSMRSGIDTDRKRRQAVARIASIVHQVEDDLVFLNEARNILRKLPHVGEDEFTVVVAGFPNVGKSSFIRHVSTAEPEIAAYPFTTKGIIVGHHDIGKRERIQFIDTPGVLERPAEERNPIERQAVSAIINTADVVLFILDASEHCGYALDDQLRLLEEIHRLVDVPVVTVVNKMDIRGIEGYPAMSTLTGEGTEAVLNLLLTFRKEATKTNLREPPQPETQQ; from the coding sequence GTGGAGTTTGAAACTATCCCGACCGTTCCGACGGCGGACGAAGTGCTCGACCGCAGTCTTCGCAGGGCGGCAGCCAAGAAGAAGCTGAAGACCAACGTCGATACCGCAAACGAAGAGTTCGTAAGAGCGGTCGCGAAAGCCCTCCACGACAAGTTAAAAAGCGTGGTCAGTTCGTTCCCGAGTTTCGAGCGCCTTTCCCCCTTCTACCAGGAGGCGACCGAGATCCTCGTCTCGCTCGACCGGCTGAAACAGTCCCTCGGCGCCGTCAACTGGGCGGCCGACCAGGTCTGGGTCATCGGCTCCGGTTACACCCGCAGCATGCGATCGGGGATAGATACCGACAGGAAACGGCGGCAGGCAGTCGCCCGCATAGCCTCCATCGTTCACCAGGTGGAAGACGACCTCGTATTCTTAAACGAGGCGAGAAACATCCTTCGGAAACTCCCGCACGTTGGCGAGGACGAGTTCACCGTGGTGGTGGCGGGATTCCCGAACGTCGGAAAATCTTCGTTTATCCGGCACGTATCAACGGCAGAGCCCGAAATCGCCGCCTACCCGTTCACCACCAAGGGGATCATCGTCGGCCACCACGATATCGGGAAACGCGAACGGATCCAATTCATCGACACGCCCGGAGTCCTCGAACGTCCGGCCGAAGAGCGGAACCCCATCGAGCGGCAGGCGGTAAGCGCCATCATCAACACGGCCGACGTCGTCCTCTTCATCCTGGACGCAAGCGAGCACTGCGGATACGCACTCGACGACCAGCTCCGGCTCCTTGAGGAGATACACCGGCTCGTCGACGTGCCGGTGGTGACGGTCGTAAACAAGATGGATATCCGGGGGATCGAGGGTTACCCGGCGATGTCCACGCTCACCGGCGAGGGAACGGAGGCGGTGCTCAACCTCCTGCTCACCTTCAGAAAGGAAGCCACGAAAACGAACCTGCGAGAGCCGCCCCAACCAGAAACCCAGCAATAG
- a CDS encoding presenilin family intramembrane aspartyl protease PSH, translating to MQIRDWLPLLGMPLMLLSVQMIAIILVIPMQAAGLVAFEDPESVANPLIFIGMLLVFTLILLLLIRMGGRRFISIFIGISIFLTFVYIFSALSTLALGATGAAAVGTLIGAGAATALLYLYPEWYVIDILGVLISAGVASIFGISLAILPVLVLLVLLAVYDAISVYRTKHMITLAEGVLETKAPIMVVVPKRTDYSFRREGLNIAEGEERGAFVMGMGDLIMPSILVASSHVFVDAPAVLWILSAPTLGAMAGSLAGLAVLLYFVNKGKPQAGLPPLNSGAIAGFLVGAALAGSFSWLPF from the coding sequence ATGCAGATACGCGACTGGCTGCCACTTCTTGGAATGCCCCTTATGCTCCTCTCGGTCCAGATGATTGCCATCATCCTCGTCATACCCATGCAGGCGGCGGGGCTTGTGGCGTTCGAGGATCCCGAATCGGTTGCAAATCCCCTGATTTTCATAGGGATGCTGCTCGTCTTCACGCTGATCCTGCTCCTCCTGATCCGGATGGGAGGACGGCGTTTCATCTCCATCTTCATCGGCATCTCCATATTCCTGACGTTCGTCTACATCTTTTCGGCGCTCTCCACCCTCGCGCTCGGGGCCACCGGTGCCGCCGCCGTCGGGACGCTCATCGGTGCCGGAGCGGCGACGGCGCTCCTCTATCTCTACCCGGAGTGGTACGTCATCGATATCCTCGGCGTGCTGATATCCGCGGGTGTCGCATCCATCTTCGGGATATCCCTCGCCATCCTGCCGGTGCTCGTGCTGCTCGTGCTGCTCGCGGTCTACGACGCCATATCGGTCTACCGGACAAAACACATGATTACGCTCGCCGAAGGCGTCCTCGAGACAAAAGCTCCCATCATGGTCGTGGTTCCGAAGAGAACGGACTACTCATTCCGGCGGGAGGGCCTCAACATCGCGGAGGGGGAGGAGCGCGGCGCGTTCGTCATGGGCATGGGCGACCTGATCATGCCCTCCATTCTCGTGGCATCGTCGCACGTCTTTGTAGACGCGCCCGCCGTCCTCTGGATCCTCTCCGCCCCGACGCTCGGCGCGATGGCGGGGTCGCTTGCCGGTCTCGCCGTCCTCCTCTACTTTGTCAACAAGGGGAAGCCCCAGGCGGGCCTTCCTCCCTTGAACAGCGGCGCTATTGCTGGGTTTCTGGTTGGGGCGGCTCTCGCAGGTTCGTTTTCGTGGCTTCCTTTCTGA
- the fen gene encoding flap endonuclease-1, with translation MGVAIRDILADCKETVTWDGLSGIAAVDAHNALYQFLSIIRQPDGTPLMNGAGRITSHLSGILFRTVNFLEKGIKPVFVFDGKPPDFKQETIEERRLVRTRADEAWKTALREGDMEEAYKQASASARIDSHVVASSRELLDLLGLPWVQAPSEGEAQAAHMAQRGDVTYAVSQDYDSLLFGSPVLVRNLTVSGRRKTRGRTITVNPERIVLSSLLDCLGVTREQLVEIGILVGTDFNPGIRGIGGKTALKVVRNGEFESVIAEKSPDFDPGPIRDFFLDPPVTDDYALEWRPPDVEGVAEMLCKRYDFSEERVRSALDKVSVKATQKTLDAWF, from the coding sequence ATGGGCGTTGCTATCCGAGATATCCTGGCAGACTGTAAAGAGACGGTGACGTGGGACGGCCTTTCCGGCATCGCCGCAGTGGACGCTCATAACGCGCTCTACCAGTTTCTCTCCATCATCCGGCAGCCGGACGGCACCCCGCTGATGAACGGCGCAGGCAGGATCACCTCGCACCTCTCCGGCATCCTCTTCAGGACGGTCAACTTCCTGGAGAAAGGCATCAAACCGGTCTTTGTCTTCGACGGGAAGCCACCGGATTTCAAGCAGGAGACGATCGAGGAGCGGCGCCTCGTCCGCACCAGGGCCGACGAGGCCTGGAAGACGGCCCTGAGAGAGGGGGATATGGAGGAGGCGTACAAGCAGGCGAGCGCATCCGCCCGTATCGACAGCCACGTCGTCGCGTCGTCCCGCGAACTCCTCGACCTGCTCGGCCTCCCCTGGGTGCAGGCACCGAGCGAAGGCGAAGCACAGGCGGCCCACATGGCACAGAGGGGAGACGTCACCTACGCGGTCTCCCAGGACTACGACTCGCTCCTCTTCGGCTCCCCGGTGCTGGTGCGCAACCTCACCGTCAGCGGCCGGCGAAAGACCAGGGGGCGGACGATCACGGTGAACCCTGAGAGGATCGTCCTCTCTTCCCTCCTCGACTGTCTCGGCGTCACGAGGGAGCAGCTCGTCGAGATCGGGATCCTGGTGGGAACGGACTTCAACCCAGGGATCCGGGGCATCGGCGGCAAGACGGCCTTGAAAGTCGTCCGAAACGGCGAATTTGAGTCAGTGATCGCGGAGAAATCGCCCGACTTCGACCCCGGACCGATCCGGGATTTCTTCCTCGACCCGCCGGTCACCGACGACTACGCCCTCGAGTGGAGGCCGCCGGACGTCGAAGGGGTCGCAGAGATGCTTTGTAAGCGCTACGACTTCTCCGAAGAACGGGTCAGGAGCGCTCTCGACAAGGTTTCGGTGAAGGCGACACAGAAGACGCTGGACGCCTGGTTCTGA
- a CDS encoding DUF2193 domain-containing protein, with protein sequence MRELYEKMINEAMAAQRADVDTVKAKRGQKFTIEDTKPYVDAVRKMTAIGDQSQAVIDLHKNSVISHSEILQGLAATVRPEDDPFVEHYQTPVVLEILKSQDEAFARSVDAFIQAIADTEARIGLEAVRRYGGFYGPTCVVDFALIPGSTSNVVNRVLKKTDIPVEHKRAILAAKSWGMNTSYGFGDVFAHALEAGATPAEATKKEIAIMQRIYREPVEAQAELMDEAGMTSFDPRKYMSEYRRRMEGTVRAAIDDGVHYGNILTVPAYSVGDVAHHIAQSTFNMCKDDVVMAVIEAVTEVMESTLRNSLDSYGSYWDVLSLATGASASATEYILELDSFNAPMVVDLLTKKFHNYVLSYPTRGAAAELHNCDFMDMIYRGWKLIDRARKNRNGSDEVLTPMVGKYPVDLSPIHANEVLMNPQWYAYPACAITVRFSALMRLADYPCLLTSEPVTATMMTNVIALEKDQSAAPVRGCKNCATTSLVDQRQHYCQWKEAV encoded by the coding sequence ATGAGAGAACTCTACGAGAAGATGATAAACGAGGCCATGGCCGCCCAGCGGGCGGACGTGGATACGGTAAAGGCGAAACGCGGCCAGAAGTTTACCATCGAGGACACGAAACCCTACGTCGATGCGGTCCGGAAGATGACGGCGATCGGCGACCAGAGCCAGGCGGTCATCGACCTCCACAAGAACTCGGTGATCTCGCATTCCGAGATTCTTCAAGGCCTCGCAGCAACCGTCCGTCCCGAAGACGACCCGTTCGTCGAGCACTACCAGACACCCGTGGTGCTCGAGATCCTGAAGAGTCAGGACGAAGCGTTCGCGCGAAGCGTCGATGCCTTCATCCAGGCGATCGCGGATACGGAGGCCAGGATCGGCCTTGAGGCGGTGCGGCGCTACGGCGGGTTCTACGGGCCCACCTGCGTCGTCGACTTCGCACTGATCCCGGGGAGCACGAGCAACGTCGTGAACCGGGTCTTGAAGAAGACTGATATCCCGGTCGAGCACAAGCGGGCGATCCTCGCCGCCAAATCCTGGGGCATGAACACCTCCTACGGGTTCGGGGACGTCTTCGCCCACGCCCTCGAGGCAGGGGCCACCCCCGCCGAGGCGACGAAAAAAGAGATCGCGATCATGCAGAGGATCTACCGTGAACCCGTCGAGGCCCAGGCGGAGCTGATGGACGAGGCCGGGATGACGTCCTTTGACCCGCGGAAGTACATGAGCGAGTACCGGCGGCGGATGGAAGGAACCGTCAGGGCCGCGATCGACGACGGCGTCCACTACGGCAACATCCTGACGGTCCCCGCCTACAGCGTCGGCGACGTCGCGCACCACATCGCACAGTCGACCTTCAACATGTGCAAGGACGACGTCGTCATGGCGGTGATCGAGGCGGTTACGGAGGTGATGGAGTCGACGCTACGAAACTCGCTCGACTCATACGGGAGTTACTGGGACGTCCTCTCGCTTGCCACCGGTGCATCGGCCTCCGCGACCGAGTACATCCTCGAACTCGACTCATTCAACGCCCCGATGGTCGTCGACCTGCTCACGAAGAAGTTCCACAACTATGTCCTCTCCTACCCCACCCGGGGAGCGGCGGCGGAACTCCACAACTGCGACTTCATGGACATGATCTACCGCGGGTGGAAGCTCATCGACAGGGCGCGGAAGAACCGGAACGGGTCCGACGAAGTCCTGACCCCGATGGTCGGCAAGTACCCCGTCGATCTTTCACCCATCCACGCAAACGAGGTGCTGATGAACCCGCAGTGGTACGCCTACCCGGCCTGTGCGATAACCGTCCGGTTCTCCGCCCTGATGCGTCTTGCCGACTACCCGTGCCTCCTCACGAGCGAACCCGTGACCGCGACAATGATGACCAACGTCATCGCTCTCGAGAAGGACCAGTCCGCCGCCCCGGTGCGGGGCTGCAAGAACTGCGCCACGACGAGCCTTGTCGACCAGCGGCAGCACTATTGCCAGTGGAAAGAGGCGGTCTGA
- a CDS encoding DUF2180 family protein, producing MKCYICALEGGESEAVAVCIVCGMGLCMEHAIRKDVDLWEGGYPLPSKRVKAPLPRILCPECYAALYGK from the coding sequence ATGAAGTGCTACATCTGCGCCCTTGAGGGGGGAGAGAGCGAGGCGGTGGCAGTCTGCATCGTCTGCGGGATGGGACTCTGCATGGAGCACGCCATCCGGAAGGATGTCGATCTCTGGGAGGGCGGCTACCCGCTTCCCAGCAAGCGCGTGAAGGCTCCGCTGCCGAGGATTCTCTGTCCCGAGTGCTATGCTGCCCTGTACGGGAAGTAA
- a CDS encoding MIP/aquaporin family protein, with amino-acid sequence MTVSLGKRFVAEALGTFLLVFFGAGAAVVTLMIAAGTTPSTPFNIGIGALGGLGDWLAIGLAFGIAIAGAIYALGRISGCHINPAVTIALFATRRFPGSDVAPYIAAQLLGAAAASLLFAWAVGPDAVTIGGLGATAPFHGIGYLQAIVIEAIGTFLLMLVIMGVAVDERAPPGFAGLMVGLAVAGIITTIGNLTGASLNPARTFGPYLGDWLIGGQNLWAFFPIYIVGPIVGAVLAAFLYDYLSGE; translated from the coding sequence ATGACTGTATCTCTCGGAAAACGATTCGTCGCCGAAGCGCTCGGGACGTTCCTCCTGGTCTTCTTCGGGGCCGGGGCCGCGGTCGTCACGCTGATGATCGCGGCGGGAACCACCCCGTCGACGCCGTTCAACATAGGGATCGGGGCGCTCGGCGGCCTCGGCGACTGGCTCGCCATCGGGCTTGCCTTCGGCATCGCCATCGCCGGGGCTATCTACGCCCTTGGAAGGATATCGGGCTGCCACATCAACCCGGCGGTGACGATAGCCCTCTTTGCAACCCGGCGGTTCCCCGGAAGCGATGTGGCCCCGTACATCGCCGCCCAGCTCCTTGGCGCAGCCGCCGCAAGCCTGCTCTTTGCCTGGGCCGTCGGCCCGGACGCAGTCACGATCGGCGGTCTCGGGGCGACAGCGCCCTTCCACGGTATCGGCTACCTGCAGGCGATCGTCATCGAGGCGATCGGGACGTTCCTCCTGATGCTCGTCATCATGGGCGTCGCCGTCGACGAGCGGGCCCCGCCGGGCTTTGCCGGTCTCATGGTAGGCCTCGCGGTCGCCGGCATCATCACGACGATCGGGAACCTGACCGGCGCGTCGTTAAACCCCGCCCGCACGTTCGGGCCGTACCTCGGGGACTGGCTCATCGGAGGACAGAACCTCTGGGCGTTCTTCCCGATCTACATCGTCGGCCCCATCGTCGGTGCGGTGCTCGCCGCGTTCCTCTACGATTACCTCTCCGGCGAGTAA